The genomic segment TTGTCTTAACATTTGTTGTTGATAATCTAAATATTTTGCAATGAAGCCATAGACAGGATTTGGCAGTTGCTTATGCTACACAGGAAAGCTGTTCTGAGTTTCTCTGCACTGGGAATTGAATATCCTGGTGGTCTGAAGTACTTTCTGCTAAGGCTGCTGAAGAGCTTTGAAAGATTGTGTGTCCACAAAAAGGTGGTACCCAAAGGCTGCACTCCTTGCTCGCTCTCCCAGGCATTCATCTTTGAATGGATTCTTATCCTGTTTGAGGTCAAGTTTGAAGAAGTTATGGTCAACAAATACAACATAACTTAGCAGCACTGATGTTTGGCATTCATGGGCACTAGTACCTGTAAATAATAGTTAAAAATAAGTTCCTAATAAAATTtagtataaataaataacactATTTCAGAATTGAGAGTCTTCCCTTCTGCCCCTTCCCTTGCTTGCATGTTCAGCTGTTGCCTGTTGATCTTGACTGtcacttttctgtcttttaggGCTGATGATGACTTTTCAGAACCAGTGAATACTAATGTTGTGTTGAGATATGATGGAAAAATCACTTGGGATGCACCTGCTATCACAAAGAGCTCATGTGTAGTGGATgtatcttattttccttttgacagCCAGCAGTGTAACCTTACATTTGGATCCTGGACCTATAATGGTAATCAGGTAGACATCATCAATTCTCTTGATAGTGGTGACCTCTCTGACTTTGTAGAAGATGTGGAATGGGAGATTCACGGCATGCCAGCAGTTAAGAATGTCATTACTTATGGCTGCTGCTCTGAGCCTTATCCAGATGTCACCTTCACACTGATTTTGAAAAGGAAGTCTTCATTCTACATATTTAATCTGTTGCTGCCTTGCATTTTGATCTCTTTCCTGGCCCCACTAGGGTTCTATCTCCCTGCAGACTCTGGGGAAAAAGTATCTCTGGGTGTTACAGTTCTTCTTGCTCTGACCGTGTTCCAGCTGATGGTTGCAGAGATCATGCCTCCCTCTGAAAACGTACCTTTGATAGGTGAGCTTTACATGCTTTGTCTTTAAACATAACTTATTAATAGCAGGGCTTTATGTCAGGGAAACTGTATGCAGTCTGTGGCTTCTGGGAAGataaaggtgttttgttttttaaaacagtgaaaTTCTTGAAATGTATGTGGAATTTGTACAGGTATGCTGAAGCTCTTGAAagttattttgtgtttatttcaaaTTATATGTTAGCTAGCTCCTGCCTCTGGCTGATTCACTCCCTGGGCAGAAGGCTGCCTGGCTGCCCTGGTGGTATTTCTAGGAACACAGTTACCTTCACACTGGCTTTCAACTTCATTTAAGATAATTCAGATCTCATTATTTTTACTCTTGTTATTACTGTTTATATGAAAAACTGCATGGCTTAACTGAGACAAACCACTGGTCAATGAATAGGAAAGTTGAACGTATTTCCACACCAGCAGCAACAATTCCTGCCTAGAATATGGGCTTGCTGAACTGGAGTACCTTCCTTACCCTCTGATCATCCTGTCTAAACTAAGGAGCCAGGACCTAACCTCAGTCTTTTTGTTCTCTTACTCTCCCTCACCATCCTTTCCAGCCTCTTTGAAAATTGGGACCCCACCAGGCTTGTGTCAGCGACCCAGCCgctgcttttcctgcagaggtggcacagcagccaggctgggagcTGCCTCTGGGCACAGGCACGAACCCCAGCAGGTTACCTGGTCAGCTGTGTACTTAgttctggaaagcagcagctgaagggcACAGCTTGTCTTCACTGTATCTGCTATCTCTTCCTGGCCAGAATGGGATTTGTCCCTGTTTGGACTAGCTGTGCTAAAGTTTGTACAGTCTGAAGAAAATCCAGACACAAATCTCAACAGGCAGTGGAGTCACCCTCAGCTCTGTGCCTGGCCTCTTGCTGTCAGTACACTGGATGTGGGCACCAGCAAGGCCTGGATATTCACTGCCCTGCGTGAATGTGAAGACATCTGCTGGTGTGGGGTGTGTCAATAGCTCCAACAAAACATTATCACCACTTTGGTTAATACATCAGGAAGTAGCATTTCTAATGTGCCACATGAAGCCACCAACATTGGGATTTTACAGACACAAGGAAAAGAGCCAGGCTGCtgataaacatttttaaactgttttctgaaTGGATGTATTTCAAGAAATTAGAGGATTTGgcttgcaaatattttccatgttaaTACAGTAGTCACTTACTCATCTGATAAAGACATGCCAGTAGTAAGTATGATGTTTTACTTTTAGTGGttttaatctttgtttttaGATGGTAAATTAAGTATGATCCAAGTATAGAGAATCGGGTAGTTAAAAATTTGTTTCGCTTTCACTTACGGTTAGTACTATGTCACATTGTTATTGTTCACATTGAATTTTTTTGTAAGGCTAGCatctttaatattattttattttgtgttccaGGGAAATATTACATAGCAACTATGACCATGATCACAGCTTCTACTGCACTGACGATCATTATAATGAATCTTCATCACTGTGGCTCAGAAGCAAAGCCTGTTCCACAATGGGCCAGGGTGGTTATTTTGGACTACATGTCAAAAATCTTTTTTGTTTATGATGTGGGTGAAAATTGCACGAGtccaaaaagggagaaagaagaagaatgtaagTTAGAAGGGGATGATGGGTTTCAGAGGAGGCACAAAGAGATAAGGGGTCACCTTTCCAATAGGAATGATGCCTGTGATTTCAAAGAGAAACTCAATGGAAATTTGAATAAAAGCTATGGAGTTAATGGTGAAAATGTTAGGGAGACTGTTGAGTGCTGTTCCTGTTACAAAATGCTGATTAAAAACATTGAGTATATTGCTAATTGTGTTCGAGACCATAAAGCAAACAGGGCCAAAGGAATTGAGTGGAAGAAAGTCGCAAAAGTGATGGACAGGTTTttcatgtggattttttttatcatgGTGTTTTTTATGAGCGTATTGATCATTGGGAAAGCAGCTTAACTGAGGACAAACGCACTCCTTTAGTAAAGCTGAATATCCTGGGTTAGCTTATTTTGGTGGAGCTCTAGGACAGGGGTGCTTTTGATCTTTGTCTGCATTCTGTAACAATACACACATTCATTCTGCAGACTGTGACAATGTTGAGATGTTGCTCAGCTGAGGGCTTTGCTAGTGACTGTTCTTGCCTTTTAGTACGGAGTGCAGCCCTGATCTGGGTGCTGGCTAAGCGCTCTGTGCTCCATCTTAATGGGTGGTGGCCATGACTTTAGGCTGAATGGGGTGGAGTGTTGCAGGGATGGAGCAGACAGCCTAGCAGGGAGCACTGTATTCTCAGGGCTGCAACTCTGCACCTTCTAACTTGACCAACCCTTTATctctcccagaaaaaaaaatacaagtgtcTTTGACAAGGTGGCAGTTTCTGGAAATCATCCCTTTCATGGTGTTGCCTTTTTTAAGCTGGTTTTCCTATCTCACACTTTTGTGGCACTTTCTGATCACTGTTGCCATAATTTCACAGGCTCTACAGGTCTCTCTGCTGTGTCTTCTAATACCCTTGAGCTTACTGAATATGATGGTTACTTTGATCTTCCTCTTTacctttttctgctgctgaataTTACCCTATTGTCACAATGGCTCCAGTATGCCAGATTCCCAGGACTTCTTCCTCATCAAGTCGGAGGTATTCtattccattcttttttttcttgagccTATTAATGATAGGAAGGAGTTCTTCTGTCTGTTCTAGATGTCTCATTCCCATGGGCATTTGTGCAAGATGGGACTTCAAGTGCTATTTGAGACTGCTAAAATAGGAGGCTGTGACTTTTGTCTCTGCTCATTTTATTGACCTTCACCAGTGTTCACCCTCTGTGTCCCTTGTCCACTTTTACATCCACTTCAATACTTAAATTTTAAACTGTTTACAGGAATGCCAAG from the Columba livia isolate bColLiv1 breed racing homer chromosome 4, bColLiv1.pat.W.v2, whole genome shotgun sequence genome contains:
- the CHRNA9 gene encoding neuronal acetylcholine receptor subunit alpha-9 isoform X1; its protein translation is MSGSTAPFWEMMALLAREPGMEWLQLGLAGQAAPFSHRTRGAACWTEVVVQPGGSGERGAAVAVVESAKGKYAHMLFNELFEDYSNALRPVEDTDKVLNVTLQITLSQIKDMDERNQILSAYLWIRQSWYDAYLKWDKDKYDGLDSIRIPSNLVWRPDIVLYNKADDDFSEPVNTNVVLRYDGKITWDAPAITKSSCVVDVSYFPFDSQQCNLTFGSWTYNGNQVDIINSLDSGDLSDFVEDVEWEIHGMPAVKNVITYGCCSEPYPDVTFTLILKRKSSFYIFNLLLPCILISFLAPLGFYLPADSGEKVSLGVTVLLALTVFQLMVAEIMPPSENVPLIGKYYIATMTMITASTALTIIIMNLHHCGSEAKPVPQWARVVILDYMSKIFFVYDVGENCTSPKREKEEECKLEGDDGFQRRHKEIRGHLSNRNDACDFKEKLNGNLNKSYGVNGENVRETVECCSCYKMLIKNIEYIANCVRDHKANRAKGIEWKKVAKVMDRFFMWIFFIMVFFMSVLIIGKAA
- the CHRNA9 gene encoding neuronal acetylcholine receptor subunit alpha-9 isoform X3; this encodes MLFNELFEDYSNALRPVEDTDKVLNVTLQITLSQIKDMDERNQILSAYLWIRQSWYDAYLKWDKDKYDGLDSIRIPSNLVWRPDIVLYNKADDDFSEPVNTNVVLRYDGKITWDAPAITKSSCVVDVSYFPFDSQQCNLTFGSWTYNGNQVDIINSLDSGDLSDFVEDVEWEIHGMPAVKNVITYGCCSEPYPDVTFTLILKRKSSFYIFNLLLPCILISFLAPLGFYLPADSGEKVSLGVTVLLALTVFQLMVAEIMPPSENVPLIGKYYIATMTMITASTALTIIIMNLHHCGSEAKPVPQWARVVILDYMSKIFFVYDVGENCTSPKREKEEECKLEGDDGFQRRHKEIRGHLSNRNDACDFKEKLNGNLNKSYGVNGENVRETVECCSCYKMLIKNIEYIANCVRDHKANRAKGIEWKKVAKVMDRFFMWIFFIMVFFMSVLIIGKAA
- the CHRNA9 gene encoding neuronal acetylcholine receptor subunit alpha-9 isoform X2: MKRNSLSFSISLWLLFTAVMRQVVESAKGKYAHMLFNELFEDYSNALRPVEDTDKVLNVTLQITLSQIKDMDERNQILSAYLWIRQSWYDAYLKWDKDKYDGLDSIRIPSNLVWRPDIVLYNKADDDFSEPVNTNVVLRYDGKITWDAPAITKSSCVVDVSYFPFDSQQCNLTFGSWTYNGNQVDIINSLDSGDLSDFVEDVEWEIHGMPAVKNVITYGCCSEPYPDVTFTLILKRKSSFYIFNLLLPCILISFLAPLGFYLPADSGEKVSLGVTVLLALTVFQLMVAEIMPPSENVPLIGKYYIATMTMITASTALTIIIMNLHHCGSEAKPVPQWARVVILDYMSKIFFVYDVGENCTSPKREKEEECKLEGDDGFQRRHKEIRGHLSNRNDACDFKEKLNGNLNKSYGVNGENVRETVECCSCYKMLIKNIEYIANCVRDHKANRAKGIEWKKVAKVMDRFFMWIFFIMVFFMSVLIIGKAA